From the genome of Candidatus Eisenbacteria bacterium:
GAGCTGATCCGGCTCCAGTGCTACGAGGGTCTGGACGAGCCGAAGGCCCTCTACGAGTGGGAGTACGCGAAGCAGCTCCTCTACACGCAGATCCTGAAGGACAAGATCAGCGAAGTGGTGGGGAACGCCAAGTCGCTCACCGAGGCCGTCGATCGCATCGCCACCGAGGACGACGTCTTCTTCAGCGACCGCTTCCTGCTGCCGCGGCCGCTGCTGAAGGCCGTCACGTCGTCGCACCCGTGCGTGCTGCTGATCGACGAGATCGACAAGTCGGACGCCGAGTTCGAGGCGTTCCTGCTCGAGATCCTCTCCGACTTCCAGGTGAGCGTGCCCGAGCTCGGAACGCTGCGCGCCAAGCACATCCCGACGGTCGTGCTCACGAGCAACAACGCGCGCGAGATGTCCGACGCGTTGAAGCGCCGCTGCCTGCATCTCTACATCGACTTCCCCGATCGAGCGCACGAGCTGGCCATCGTCACCCTCAAGGTGCCCGGCGTCGGCGAGCGGCTCGCCGGCGAGGTCGTCTCGCTCATCCAGCGGGTGCGGAAGCTCGACCTGAAGAAGGCCCCCAGCATCAGCGAGACGCTCGACTGGACGCGCGCGCTGCTCCTGCTGAACGTGCAGAGCCTCGACGAGGACCTCGTGAGCGAAACCCTCTCGGTCATCCTCAAGTACGAGGCCGACATCCGCAAGGCGCAGCAGGAGCTGAAGGACTTCCGCGAGCTCCAGCGCGCAAAGCAGAAGCAGACCGCCGCGCCCGCCGACGGGGGCGACAAGGACGTCCTGCACTAAGGCGCCGGCAGCCCGCCATGAACACGAAGCTCGTCGAGTTCTGTGGCCTGCTGCGACAGAACGGGCTCCGCGTGTCCGTCTCCGAGACCATGGACGCGTTCCGTGCGCTGGGTACGGTCGGCCTCGCCGATCGCGACACGGTGCGCGCGGCGCTCCGCGCCACGGCCGTGAAGCGTGCCGTCGACGTGCCGACGTTCGAACGCCTGTTCGACCTCTACTTCTCGGGGCTCGGCGACACGATCCAGGAGATCACCCAGGCGACCCAGGCCGCGCTCGAGCTCGACAGCGACGCCTTCCAGCGCATGCTGGAGGACCTGCAGCGGTTCCTCGAGGAGCAGGGCATCGAGCTCTCGCCGCTGGCGAAGGCGCTCCTCCAGGCCGACACCGGACGCCTCGAGCAGCTGCTGCGCGAGGCCGCGGCGCGCGGGCAGCTGGGCGATATCCAGCACAGCTTCCAGGAGGGCAAGTTCACCCACGCGATCGCTCAGGCCCTCGGCCTCGGGAACCTCGCCGGCGAGATCGAGGGGCTGAAGGGCGCCTTCGGCGGCCTCGACCCCGAGACCGGGCGGCGCTTCGGGCAGCTCCTGGACCGGCGGCTCCAGGACCTGGCCGACATGATGAAGGCGATGGTGCGCCAGGAGCTCGACCAGCAGGACGTCGACCGGCGCGACCGCCAGGGCATGCAGGCGCTCGCCGAGAAGAGCTTCTTCTACCTCACCGAGGACGAGATGCGGCGCATGCAGGAGGCGGTGACGAAGCTCGCCCAGCGGCTGCGCAACGTGGTGGCGCTCCGGCGCAAGCGAGCGCGGCGCGGCCGCTTCGATTCCAGCCGGACCCTACGCGAGAACCTCCAGTTCGGCGGCGTGCCGTTCCGCATGTTCTTCGACCGCAAGCGCAAAGACCGCCCGCAGGTGATGATCCTCTGCGACGTGTCGGATTCGGTCCGCAACGTGTCGCGGTTCATGCTGCAGTTCGTGTACGCGCTCCAGGACCTCTACTCGAAGGTCCGCAGCTTCATCTTCGTCGCCGACATCGGCGAGGTGACGCAGCTCTTCACCGAGCACGAGGCCAACGTCGCGCTCGACACGGCGCTCACCGGCAACGTCATCAACGTCTACGCGCACTCCGACTTCGGACGGGCCTTCAAGGCCTTCCACCGCGAGTTCCTGCAGGCGGTGAACACACGCACCACGGTCATCATCCTCGGCGACGCCCGCAACAACTACAATCTGCCGCACGAGTGGGCGCTCAAGGACATCCACCTGCGCGCCAAGCAGATCATCTGGCTCAACCCCGAGAACCGCATGACGTGGGGATTCGGCGACAGCGAAATGGACCGCTACGCGCCGTTCTG
Proteins encoded in this window:
- a CDS encoding MoxR family ATPase is translated as MFASVDEVIQRFEALKYITSRTIGTVVYLAAKLHKPILVEGPAGVGKTELAKVLSQALGHELIRLQCYEGLDEPKALYEWEYAKQLLYTQILKDKISEVVGNAKSLTEAVDRIATEDDVFFSDRFLLPRPLLKAVTSSHPCVLLIDEIDKSDAEFEAFLLEILSDFQVSVPELGTLRAKHIPTVVLTSNNAREMSDALKRRCLHLYIDFPDRAHELAIVTLKVPGVGERLAGEVVSLIQRVRKLDLKKAPSISETLDWTRALLLLNVQSLDEDLVSETLSVILKYEADIRKAQQELKDFRELQRAKQKQTAAPADGGDKDVLH
- a CDS encoding VWA domain-containing protein: MNTKLVEFCGLLRQNGLRVSVSETMDAFRALGTVGLADRDTVRAALRATAVKRAVDVPTFERLFDLYFSGLGDTIQEITQATQAALELDSDAFQRMLEDLQRFLEEQGIELSPLAKALLQADTGRLEQLLREAAARGQLGDIQHSFQEGKFTHAIAQALGLGNLAGEIEGLKGAFGGLDPETGRRFGQLLDRRLQDLADMMKAMVRQELDQQDVDRRDRQGMQALAEKSFFYLTEDEMRRMQEAVTKLAQRLRNVVALRRKRARRGRFDSSRTLRENLQFGGVPFRMFFDRKRKDRPQVMILCDVSDSVRNVSRFMLQFVYALQDLYSKVRSFIFVADIGEVTQLFTEHEANVALDTALTGNVINVYAHSDFGRAFKAFHREFLQAVNTRTTVIILGDARNNYNLPHEWALKDIHLRAKQIIWLNPENRMTWGFGDSEMDRYAPFCTMVEECRNLNQLYRVVDRIVAA